A window of Costertonia aggregata contains these coding sequences:
- a CDS encoding metallophosphoesterase produces MIQNRTLVIGDIHSGLKALLQVMDKANVTSDDTLIFLGDYVDGWSQAVETVNFLIHLKTTHRCVFIKGNHDELCNEWLSKGKDNPLWFQHGGQATIASYENTDDQIKTTHMAFFDSLENYYLDSHNRLFLHAGFTNLKGVDYEYFSKTFYWDRTLWELALSLNPSLDKEDKYYPKRLIQYNEIYIGHTPVTRIGKTVPQNVANVWNIDTGAAFKGPLSMMDVDSKEVWQSDPVHTLYPGESGRN; encoded by the coding sequence ATGATACAGAATAGAACATTGGTTATTGGCGATATTCATTCCGGTTTAAAAGCCTTGCTCCAAGTTATGGATAAGGCAAATGTAACGTCTGATGACACCCTTATTTTTTTGGGCGATTACGTTGACGGTTGGAGCCAAGCGGTAGAGACCGTAAATTTTTTGATTCATTTGAAAACCACTCACCGTTGTGTTTTTATTAAGGGAAATCACGATGAGCTCTGTAATGAATGGTTGAGCAAAGGAAAAGATAACCCGTTGTGGTTTCAACACGGGGGGCAGGCGACCATAGCTTCGTATGAAAATACCGATGACCAAATAAAAACTACCCACATGGCATTCTTTGATAGCCTGGAAAACTATTATTTGGATAGCCATAACAGATTGTTCTTGCACGCTGGTTTTACCAACTTAAAAGGAGTGGATTATGAGTATTTTTCAAAAACTTTTTATTGGGACAGGACCCTATGGGAGCTGGCACTTTCACTAAATCCCAGTCTTGACAAAGAGGACAAATACTACCCAAAAAGGTTGATACAGTACAATGAAATTTATATTGGTCACACACCTGTAACGAGAATAGGCAAAACGGTACCACAAAATGTCGCCAATGTTTGGAATATTGATACGGGAGCGGCTTTTAAAGGACCGTTGTCCATGATGGATGTTGATTCCAAAGAAGTTTGGCAAAGTGATCCGGTACATACTTTATACCCCGGTGAAAGCGGCAGAAACTGA
- a CDS encoding DNA helicase PriA, which produces MEDIQTSEFKKSCANCGAELKFKPGSHKLNCEYCGYEEFIEQTKSSFEELELEHYLKIVGENAYTETIELLHCKNCGANQHVEENYKSLSCVYCGEPLIREDVEKEGWILPGAVLPFTLDDTKARSTFKSWVNGLWFAPNKLKRAALDPESIHGLYIPYWTFDANLFATYQGKRGDYYYETQRYRTKNGTRTRQVRKTKWSSASGTVNGFIDDILINASEKKRREIPSKIARWNLNELVVFNSKYLSGFVTEKYTISLKEGHHQSFQEAKQIANTWIRQDIGGDTQRIHHADIKLSNETFKHILLPVYISSYSYGGKEYSFYINGQSGSISGTRPYSFWKIFFLVLFVIVVIGAIAIFVQ; this is translated from the coding sequence ATGGAAGACATTCAAACATCCGAATTTAAAAAATCATGTGCCAATTGCGGAGCAGAGCTTAAGTTCAAACCAGGTTCACATAAATTGAATTGCGAATATTGCGGTTATGAGGAGTTTATTGAGCAGACCAAAAGTAGCTTTGAAGAACTTGAACTTGAGCATTACCTGAAAATTGTTGGTGAAAATGCATATACCGAGACTATTGAGCTTTTACATTGTAAAAACTGTGGTGCCAATCAGCACGTAGAGGAAAATTACAAATCCCTTTCCTGTGTATATTGTGGCGAACCCTTGATTCGGGAAGATGTTGAAAAAGAGGGGTGGATTTTGCCTGGGGCCGTACTTCCCTTCACGTTGGATGATACTAAGGCACGATCTACATTTAAATCTTGGGTGAACGGCCTATGGTTTGCCCCGAACAAATTAAAACGAGCCGCTTTGGACCCCGAGAGTATTCACGGTCTGTATATTCCCTATTGGACTTTTGACGCCAATTTGTTTGCAACCTATCAGGGTAAACGAGGGGATTATTACTATGAAACCCAGAGATATCGCACCAAAAATGGGACACGCACCCGTCAAGTGAGAAAAACCAAATGGTCTTCGGCCAGCGGTACGGTAAATGGTTTTATTGATGATATCCTGATCAACGCATCGGAAAAAAAAAGAAGGGAAATCCCGTCTAAAATTGCCCGTTGGAACTTGAATGAGTTGGTGGTGTTCAATTCAAAATATCTATCTGGTTTTGTAACCGAAAAATATACCATTTCCCTTAAAGAGGGCCATCATCAATCATTTCAAGAGGCAAAACAAATAGCAAATACTTGGATACGGCAAGACATCGGCGGGGATACACAACGCATTCATCATGCAGACATCAAACTATCCAACGAGACTTTTAAGCATATACTTTTACCTGTTTATATAAGTTCCTATTCCTATGGTGGCAAAGAGTATAGTTTCTATATCAACGGGCAGTCGGGTAGCATTAGCGGTACAAGGCCGTACTCTTTTTGGAAAATTTTCTTTTTGGTTTTATTTGTCATTGTGGTTATTGGTGCAATTGCGATTTTTGTACAATGA
- a CDS encoding alpha-amylase family protein, whose amino-acid sequence MALKFDETKSPEDLFALRLATNLTLVKEGFFSLYQEERHKAYFTRLIDLLPRLFSDRPTELKFQDLVRVRQQGNWYQSEKMVGMQLYTNHFNKDLKGLRDKLPYFEELGVNFLHLMPITTRPKEENDGGYAVNSYHEIDKKFGTKNDLEKLTQELRSRKMFLMLDFVVNHTSNEYPWAKKAIAGSKKYRSYYFTYPDRDIPDAFEETLPEVFPQTSPGNFTYNKKMKRWVMTVFNDYQWDLNYSNPEVFLEMLTNLVKLINLGVDVVRFDALAFLWKKIRTTSQNLPEAHMLISLFRMCLQIIAPGTVLLAEAIVAPTEIIKYFGEESRKGNECEMAYNASLMALLWNSIATKKTNLLQKSLQEIPKKPDTATWINYIRCHDDIGLGFDDAHIYDIGWDAKEHRKFLLDYYCQVLPWSPAKGLVFMYNPKNGDGRITGSAASLLGLEKGIMENNEKLIKAAIDKIVMMHGIVFSYGGIPMIYAGDEIGMLNDYSFLEDPNKKHDSRWVNRPQQDWETIAALQGKKGHSSEIFFRLQKMIALRKKLSVFADSNNFVLHAAPNQHLLTFERNAIEDKSVLVLSNFDENPQTLSNDWLQSIGFFALEGVKDIISNKKIKTASKGITLQPYELLWLQKL is encoded by the coding sequence TTGGCTTTAAAATTCGATGAAACAAAAAGTCCTGAAGATTTGTTCGCATTGCGTTTGGCAACAAACCTAACCTTGGTAAAAGAAGGTTTTTTTTCCCTATACCAAGAAGAAAGGCATAAAGCGTATTTTACCAGATTGATAGATTTATTGCCCAGGCTTTTTTCCGATAGGCCCACTGAACTGAAGTTTCAAGACTTGGTGAGAGTAAGACAACAGGGCAACTGGTATCAATCGGAAAAAATGGTAGGTATGCAACTGTATACCAATCATTTTAACAAAGATTTAAAGGGATTGCGGGATAAACTCCCGTACTTTGAGGAATTGGGTGTGAATTTTCTTCATTTGATGCCCATTACCACACGCCCAAAAGAAGAAAACGATGGGGGTTACGCCGTAAACAGTTATCATGAGATAGACAAAAAATTTGGAACCAAAAATGATTTGGAAAAGCTGACCCAAGAGCTGCGTTCCAGAAAAATGTTCTTGATGCTCGATTTTGTTGTCAACCATACGTCAAACGAATATCCTTGGGCGAAAAAAGCGATTGCAGGCTCCAAAAAATATCGATCATACTATTTCACGTATCCCGACAGGGATATACCGGATGCCTTCGAAGAAACGCTTCCAGAAGTATTTCCACAGACTTCTCCCGGTAATTTTACGTACAATAAAAAAATGAAGCGTTGGGTCATGACGGTCTTTAATGATTACCAATGGGACCTTAATTACAGTAATCCCGAGGTATTTTTAGAAATGCTGACCAACCTTGTAAAACTCATCAACCTTGGTGTAGATGTAGTACGTTTTGACGCCTTGGCATTTTTATGGAAAAAAATCAGGACAACTTCTCAAAATCTACCGGAAGCCCATATGTTGATTTCACTTTTTCGCATGTGCCTACAAATAATCGCCCCTGGAACCGTTTTATTGGCCGAGGCCATAGTTGCCCCAACAGAAATCATAAAATATTTTGGTGAAGAAAGTAGAAAAGGCAATGAATGCGAGATGGCGTACAATGCTTCGTTAATGGCATTGCTATGGAACTCAATCGCTACAAAAAAGACAAATCTGCTACAAAAAAGTCTTCAGGAAATCCCAAAAAAACCCGATACCGCCACCTGGATAAATTACATTCGCTGTCATGACGATATTGGATTGGGTTTTGACGACGCCCATATTTATGATATAGGATGGGATGCCAAAGAACACCGTAAATTTTTATTGGACTATTATTGCCAAGTTTTACCATGGTCCCCTGCCAAAGGATTGGTTTTCATGTACAACCCCAAAAATGGGGATGGTCGCATAACCGGTAGTGCCGCATCGCTTTTAGGGCTGGAAAAGGGAATAATGGAAAACAATGAAAAATTGATAAAGGCCGCAATCGACAAAATCGTAATGATGCACGGTATCGTATTCTCCTATGGTGGAATACCTATGATATATGCCGGCGACGAAATAGGCATGTTGAACGATTATTCCTTTCTTGAAGACCCGAACAAAAAACATGATAGCCGATGGGTAAACAGGCCCCAACAAGACTGGGAGACGATTGCTGCATTACAAGGCAAAAAGGGCCATAGTTCGGAAATCTTTTTTAGGTTACAAAAAATGATAGCGCTCCGTAAAAAATTATCGGTCTTCGCAGATAGTAATAATTTTGTGTTGCACGCTGCACCAAATCAACATCTATTGACTTTTGAAAGAAATGCCATTGAAGATAAATCGGTTTTGGTGCTTTCAAATTTTGACGAAAATCCACAAACGTTATCAAACGATTGGCTGCAGAGCATTGGTTTTTTTGCACTGGAAGGAGTAAAGGATATCATCTCAAACAAAAAAATAAAAACAGCATCAAAGGGCATTACACTACAACCCTACGAACTTTTGTGGTTGCAAAAGCTATGA
- a CDS encoding SPFH domain-containing protein, protein MGLFDEIKKKLSHEFIDIVEWMDSSNDTIVHRFERYQNEIKNNAKLIVREGQTAVFINEGQLADVFTPGTYTLNTQNLPILTTLKGWKYGFDSPFKAEVYFVNTRLFTDEKWGTKNPFMLSDDRFGLVEIRAFGTYSFKISDPGKFVVDVVGTDANFTNYEVNEHLKSLIVTRFTDTVGKANLPVELYAANTTELSETCQEVMQPEFGRVGIELERFYIENVSMPEELKKEIFEYSRLDKLDMTKLAQFKAAKAMEEAAKNEGGTAGAGMGMGMGFVLAQQMGNMMNPQAQQPVFGTQPQSAPVPPPIPAQVMYHYAVGGEQAGPVSFEKLKELFAARTINRDSLVWKQGMETWSALKDVEELKSFLGGNTPPPLPKV, encoded by the coding sequence ATGGGTCTATTTGACGAGATAAAAAAGAAATTGAGTCATGAATTTATTGATATTGTCGAATGGATGGATTCATCTAACGATACTATCGTACACCGGTTTGAACGGTACCAAAATGAGATAAAGAACAATGCAAAATTGATTGTTCGCGAGGGGCAGACTGCGGTCTTTATAAACGAGGGCCAATTGGCAGATGTTTTTACGCCGGGAACCTACACATTAAATACCCAAAACCTACCTATTTTAACAACTTTAAAAGGTTGGAAATATGGTTTTGACAGCCCTTTTAAGGCCGAAGTATACTTTGTGAATACAAGACTGTTCACCGATGAAAAATGGGGCACCAAAAATCCGTTTATGTTGAGTGACGACCGCTTTGGACTGGTAGAGATACGAGCTTTTGGAACTTATAGTTTTAAGATAAGCGACCCTGGAAAATTTGTGGTTGATGTGGTCGGTACCGATGCCAATTTCACCAACTATGAAGTAAACGAGCATTTAAAAAGTTTGATTGTAACGCGGTTTACCGATACCGTAGGAAAGGCAAACCTTCCTGTAGAGCTTTATGCAGCAAATACGACCGAACTCTCGGAAACCTGTCAAGAAGTGATGCAGCCCGAGTTCGGTAGGGTAGGCATAGAATTAGAGCGTTTTTACATTGAGAACGTATCGATGCCCGAAGAGCTTAAAAAAGAAATTTTTGAATACAGCCGTTTGGATAAGTTGGATATGACCAAGCTTGCCCAGTTCAAGGCTGCGAAGGCGATGGAAGAAGCTGCCAAAAACGAAGGGGGTACGGCCGGTGCAGGTATGGGCATGGGCATGGGTTTTGTGCTGGCACAACAAATGGGCAATATGATGAACCCGCAAGCGCAGCAACCTGTTTTTGGAACACAGCCACAATCCGCCCCTGTGCCGCCGCCGATACCGGCCCAAGTAATGTACCATTATGCCGTTGGCGGTGAGCAGGCCGGTCCGGTGTCTTTTGAAAAGTTAAAGGAGCTTTTTGCGGCCAGGACCATAAATCGTGATTCCTTGGTCTGGAAACAGGGAATGGAGACTTGGAGCGCCCTAAAAGACGTTGAGGAGTTAAAATCCTTTTTAGGGGGCAATACGCCGCCACCACTGCCGAAGGTATAA
- a CDS encoding carbohydrate kinase family protein, which translates to MIRKVYCIGELLIDFIAENQGSDLSKANIYTKKAGGAPANVACAIAKLGGKSSFVGSVGEDPFGSFLLNVLDANGVDISLAQRYKTFTTMAFVSIAEDGERDFVFSRGADKELIYDPSLKKDFKESIVHLGAATALLGGALEKAYGHYFFDALTEKAFISFDPNFRGDLWKDNKDVFIKKCMPYVEKSNLCKFSLEEAQLLSGEENLDEACDVLHEIGANTITITLGNKGTLVSTRKFRETVPSIKVNPVDTTGAGDAFIGCLLQQIATSHTIDPALEDKSLLTQMVQKANKAGAITTTNFGAIESMPDKKQMYD; encoded by the coding sequence ATGATAAGAAAAGTCTATTGTATTGGCGAGTTGTTGATCGATTTTATTGCGGAAAATCAAGGTAGCGACCTTTCCAAGGCCAATATTTATACCAAAAAAGCGGGAGGTGCTCCTGCCAATGTTGCGTGCGCCATAGCTAAACTAGGGGGTAAAAGCTCTTTTGTTGGCAGTGTGGGCGAAGACCCCTTTGGCTCTTTTTTATTGAATGTGCTTGATGCGAACGGTGTAGATATTTCATTGGCGCAGCGTTACAAAACCTTTACCACCATGGCATTTGTCTCAATTGCCGAGGATGGTGAACGGGATTTCGTATTCAGTCGTGGTGCGGATAAAGAGCTGATATACGACCCGTCCCTGAAAAAAGACTTTAAGGAAAGTATAGTACATTTAGGTGCCGCCACTGCGCTTTTAGGGGGCGCATTGGAAAAAGCCTACGGCCATTATTTTTTTGACGCCCTCACCGAAAAGGCGTTTATTAGCTTTGATCCGAATTTTAGAGGGGATTTATGGAAAGACAACAAAGATGTATTCATAAAAAAGTGCATGCCTTATGTTGAAAAATCCAATTTGTGCAAATTCAGTTTAGAAGAGGCACAACTCCTTTCAGGAGAAGAAAATTTAGATGAGGCCTGTGACGTTTTACACGAAATCGGGGCGAACACCATTACGATTACCCTAGGCAACAAAGGCACTCTGGTAAGTACCCGAAAATTCAGGGAAACCGTTCCCAGCATTAAGGTAAACCCCGTAGATACCACAGGTGCAGGAGATGCCTTTATTGGGTGCTTATTACAACAAATCGCCACATCGCACACTATTGACCCGGCTTTAGAGGATAAAAGCCTATTGACCCAAATGGTTCAAAAAGCCAATAAGGCAGGTGCCATAACCACTACGAACTTTGGAGCGATAGAATCTATGCCAGATAAAAAACAGATGTACGATTAG
- a CDS encoding ATP-binding protein encodes MINKRLLIKNLLAHNDENSFYDKKRFINIGQKEGKAKFLKHVCALANSNPKNRSFIVIGVEDEDNKIVGVDFFDDSKIQNLVNAYLDNPPMISYENIPFPHLPEGKVVGLVSIKSNGKVCALRKNIWKYYGGMVFFREGSISMPKAYNIELKDINSEAVETIEQHAKNNIQLTLDGVIDFLNHRHKDLESGYKVFKEQFVVCWAGKRKKVKKETYFSRVDIELINEQVKLFYSALDEITITFDDSSFTTIEFIQLGLGKQQKYYPLEKMVIQFFDNGTYQIQSDLIFEPPLFDKKTLFHIYNANNALLKKLGNKITLNPNEKKDLEHLPATYLICYFSGFEDAKDQMEKARPILKKYDANSYESLKESLRVLRKVKYN; translated from the coding sequence ATGATTAATAAACGTCTTCTCATAAAAAACCTTCTCGCCCACAACGATGAGAATAGTTTTTACGATAAAAAAAGATTTATAAACATTGGACAAAAAGAAGGTAAGGCCAAGTTCCTCAAGCATGTTTGCGCATTGGCCAATAGCAATCCAAAAAACAGGTCGTTTATAGTAATAGGGGTCGAAGATGAGGACAATAAGATAGTGGGGGTCGATTTTTTTGACGATAGTAAAATCCAAAACTTGGTAAATGCCTATTTGGACAACCCGCCCATGATTTCATATGAGAATATTCCCTTCCCGCATTTGCCCGAGGGAAAAGTAGTTGGTTTGGTCTCCATCAAATCAAACGGAAAAGTATGTGCCTTGCGAAAGAACATATGGAAGTATTATGGCGGAATGGTTTTTTTTAGGGAGGGTAGCATAAGTATGCCAAAGGCCTACAATATTGAACTAAAGGATATTAATTCTGAAGCTGTCGAGACCATAGAACAACATGCCAAGAACAATATTCAACTCACTTTGGACGGCGTTATCGATTTTTTGAATCACCGCCACAAAGATCTGGAAAGTGGTTATAAAGTTTTTAAGGAACAGTTTGTGGTGTGTTGGGCGGGAAAAAGAAAAAAAGTAAAGAAAGAAACGTATTTTTCCCGTGTTGACATTGAATTGATTAATGAGCAGGTAAAACTATTCTATTCCGCATTAGATGAGATAACCATCACATTTGACGATAGTTCATTTACCACTATAGAGTTTATACAATTGGGGCTCGGAAAACAACAAAAGTACTATCCTCTGGAAAAAATGGTCATTCAGTTTTTTGATAATGGCACTTATCAAATACAAAGTGACCTTATTTTTGAACCTCCGCTTTTTGATAAAAAAACGCTATTTCATATTTATAATGCCAATAACGCGCTGCTGAAAAAATTGGGTAATAAAATAACACTGAACCCCAATGAGAAAAAAGATTTGGAGCATCTGCCCGCAACATATTTGATTTGCTATTTCAGCGGCTTTGAAGATGCCAAAGATCAAATGGAAAAGGCGAGACCAATATTGAAAAAATACGACGCAAACAGTTATGAATCCTTAAAAGAATCCTTGAGGGTGCTTAGAAAGGTCAAGTACAATTAA
- a CDS encoding acyl-ACP desaturase, whose amino-acid sequence MSDKNIRLEVMQAIEPQVEGFMDDFLIKPEDIWQPTDFLPDTESEGFLDQIEQLREESKELGYDFWVTMVADTITEEALPTYESWLMDVVGIDQHGEYKTNGWAKWVRAWTAEENRHGDVLNKYLYLSGRVNMKEIEITTQHLISDGFDIGTDRDPYKNFVYTTFQELATNISHKRVGKLAKKKGNVLLGKMCTIIAGDEMRHHLAYREFVKTIFGHDPSGMMLAFADMMKKKIVMPAHFLRESGGSIGTAFENFSNCAQRLGVYTAQDYIEILKKLNSFWQLDAIRDLNDEAEKARDYLMKLPERLERIASRMKFPEDQYHFKWVEANGRL is encoded by the coding sequence ATGTCTGATAAGAATATACGATTAGAAGTGATGCAGGCCATTGAGCCACAGGTAGAGGGATTTATGGATGACTTTCTGATCAAGCCCGAAGACATATGGCAACCAACCGATTTTTTGCCAGATACTGAGAGCGAAGGTTTTTTAGACCAAATAGAACAATTGCGTGAAGAGTCCAAAGAACTGGGCTATGATTTTTGGGTAACCATGGTCGCAGATACCATTACCGAAGAGGCACTGCCTACCTATGAGTCATGGTTGATGGATGTTGTGGGGATCGATCAGCACGGGGAATACAAGACCAATGGTTGGGCAAAATGGGTACGTGCCTGGACTGCTGAAGAAAATAGGCATGGGGATGTGCTCAACAAATATTTGTATTTATCCGGTAGGGTAAATATGAAAGAGATAGAGATTACCACGCAACATTTGATATCTGACGGTTTTGATATAGGAACCGACAGGGATCCCTATAAAAACTTTGTTTACACCACCTTTCAAGAATTGGCGACCAATATTTCACATAAACGGGTGGGGAAATTGGCAAAGAAAAAAGGGAATGTCTTGCTGGGCAAAATGTGTACGATAATCGCTGGTGACGAGATGCGCCACCATTTGGCCTACAGGGAATTTGTAAAGACCATTTTTGGTCATGACCCAAGCGGAATGATGTTGGCATTTGCCGACATGATGAAGAAAAAAATAGTGATGCCGGCACATTTTTTAAGGGAATCAGGGGGAAGTATAGGAACCGCTTTCGAGAATTTCTCTAACTGTGCGCAACGCTTAGGGGTATATACGGCCCAGGATTATATCGAAATTTTGAAGAAATTGAATTCTTTTTGGCAATTGGATGCCATACGTGACTTAAACGATGAGGCCGAAAAAGCACGGGATTATTTGATGAAGCTCCCGGAACGATTGGAGCGTATTGCATCACGAATGAAATTTCCGGAAGACCAATATCATTTCAAATGGGTAGAGGCCAATGGCAGACTATAA